One sulfur-oxidizing endosymbiont of Gigantopelta aegis genomic region harbors:
- the fliQ gene encoding flagellar biosynthesis protein FliQ, whose product MTPESVLDILQGAVYLIIILLLITLIPALVVGLLVSMFQAATQLNEQTLTFIPKLLVTFAVLMYAGPYMLDRLMSYMNQMFINIPFYLSGG is encoded by the coding sequence ATGACACCCGAATCAGTTTTAGACATTCTACAAGGTGCGGTTTATCTGATTATTATTTTATTGCTGATTACGCTTATACCTGCATTAGTGGTGGGTTTATTGGTCAGTATGTTTCAGGCTGCGACGCAATTAAATGAGCAGACACTGACTTTTATTCCTAAGCTATTAGTCACATTTGCTGTCTTAATGTACGCTGGTCCTTATATGCTGGATCGTTTAATGAGCTATATGAATCAAATGTTTATTAATATACCCTTTTATTTGAGTGGCGGTTAA
- a CDS encoding PIN domain-containing protein encodes MEVLVDTSVWIDYFRSGDKSEKLDFLIDENLVVINELILAELLPLLIVKKEKKVIRLLQIIKKYHLYPDWEEIRAYQVSCLKSGSNGVGIPDLLIAQNSIQNNLPVYSIDKHFKFMHDAKIGIKLYL; translated from the coding sequence ATGGAAGTATTAGTTGATACTTCTGTTTGGATTGATTATTTTCGTTCTGGGGATAAATCTGAAAAATTAGATTTTTTAATTGATGAAAATTTAGTTGTAATTAATGAGTTAATTCTGGCAGAACTCTTGCCTCTTCTTATTGTAAAGAAAGAAAAAAAAGTAATAAGATTGTTACAAATTATAAAAAAATACCATCTTTATCCTGATTGGGAAGAAATTAGAGCTTATCAGGTTTCTTGTTTAAAATCAGGTTCAAATGGGGTAGGGATACCTGATTTATTAATTGCACAAAACAGTATTCAAAATAATTTACCTGTTTACTCAATCGATAAGCATTTTAAGTTTATGCATGATGCTAAAATTGGTATTAAACTTTATCTTTGA
- a CDS encoding type II toxin-antitoxin system VapB family antitoxin yields MANKIVGNIKTQQFSILTFMHKIIIICIKINIGTKKMRTTLDLPEELLIEAMSVSHIKTKTKVITLALQELIRKSEVSELKKFKGKIDLNIDLDTIRDRS; encoded by the coding sequence TTGGCTAATAAAATCGTTGGTAATATAAAAACTCAGCAATTTTCAATATTGACTTTTATGCATAAAATAATAATAATATGCATAAAAATAAATATTGGGACAAAAAAGATGAGAACAACATTAGATTTACCAGAAGAGCTATTAATCGAGGCAATGTCTGTCTCACATATTAAAACAAAAACAAAAGTTATTACGCTTGCACTTCAAGAGCTTATCAGAAAGTCAGAAGTATCTGAACTAAAAAAATTTAAAGGGAAAATAGATCTAAATATTGACTTAGATACAATTCGAGATAGATCATAA
- the fliN gene encoding flagellar motor switch protein FliN, which yields MSEETEDAATEDDPWAEAMNEQADSEAAGFESLEDDGIASEEEINLDVILDVPVDISMEIGRTKLSIRNLLKLNQGSVIELDRLAGEPMDVLVNGTLIAHGEVVVVNDKFGIRLTDVISPVERIKKLK from the coding sequence ATGAGTGAAGAAACAGAAGATGCAGCAACAGAAGATGACCCCTGGGCTGAGGCGATGAATGAACAGGCGGACTCTGAAGCAGCGGGATTTGAAAGCTTAGAAGATGATGGTATTGCATCGGAAGAAGAAATTAATCTGGATGTCATTCTTGATGTCCCCGTTGATATTTCTATGGAAATTGGACGTACCAAACTCAGTATTCGCAACTTGCTTAAATTGAATCAGGGTTCGGTTATTGAGTTGGATCGGCTTGCGGGTGAGCCAATGGATGTATTAGTGAATGGGACATTGATTGCTCATGGTGAAGTGGTTGTGGTTAATGACAAATTTGGTATTCGTTTGACCGATGTCATTAGTCCGGTTGAACGTATTAAGAAGCTTAAATAA
- the gltX gene encoding glutamate--tRNA ligase: MTVRTRFAPSPTGYLHIGGARTALFSWLYARRHNGKFVLRIEDTDRERSTQEAVEVILEGMQWLGLDHDEGPFYQTERMDRYKEVIQQLLADGYAYHCYCSKEELDVMREAQMANKEKARYDRRCRDLEQPPEGKEAMLPVIRFKTNIDGEVLIKDHVKGQIVIKNKELDDLIIARGDGTPTYNLVVVIDDLDMGITHVIRGDDHLNNTPRQINILKAMNAAIPEYAHLPMILDEKGAKLSKRHGAANLLNYREEGYLPEALLNYLVRLGWSHGDQEIFSIAEMIELFDLDDINKSASSINPDKLLWLNQHYIKEGDPEHVAKHLAWHMDHAGINTDKGPRLSAIVTALAERSKTLVEMAQSSRYFFEDFAEFDEKAAKKNLKAAALEPLQQLLARFTAITEWQGEALHQMVLDLADELELKLGKVAQPLRVAITGAGMSPSIDVTLELVGRERCLNRIAMAIDYIEARVAAQ; the protein is encoded by the coding sequence ATGACTGTAAGAACCCGCTTTGCTCCAAGTCCCACTGGCTATTTACACATTGGTGGTGCCCGAACTGCTCTATTTTCATGGCTTTATGCCCGACGTCATAATGGCAAGTTTGTCTTACGTATCGAAGATACTGACAGAGAACGTTCCACTCAGGAAGCGGTTGAGGTGATTTTAGAAGGCATGCAATGGTTGGGCTTAGATCATGATGAAGGGCCTTTTTATCAAACGGAGCGTATGGATCGTTATAAAGAAGTGATCCAGCAATTATTGGCTGATGGCTATGCTTATCATTGCTATTGTAGCAAAGAAGAATTAGATGTGATGCGTGAAGCGCAAATGGCAAATAAAGAAAAAGCGCGTTATGACCGCCGTTGTCGTGACTTAGAGCAACCACCAGAAGGTAAAGAAGCGATGCTGCCGGTCATCCGCTTCAAGACTAATATTGATGGTGAAGTGCTTATCAAAGACCATGTAAAAGGTCAGATTGTCATAAAAAATAAAGAACTTGATGACTTAATCATTGCCCGTGGTGATGGTACACCGACTTATAACTTAGTCGTTGTTATTGATGATTTGGATATGGGGATCACTCATGTTATTCGCGGTGATGATCACCTGAATAATACCCCGAGACAAATCAATATCCTTAAGGCCATGAATGCCGCAATTCCTGAATATGCCCATTTACCAATGATTTTAGATGAAAAGGGCGCCAAGCTATCCAAACGTCATGGTGCTGCCAATTTATTAAACTATCGTGAAGAGGGCTATTTACCCGAGGCTTTACTCAATTATCTGGTTCGTTTGGGCTGGTCACATGGGGATCAGGAAATCTTCTCTATTGCAGAAATGATTGAGTTATTTGATTTGGATGACATCAATAAGTCAGCCTCTTCAATTAATCCCGATAAATTATTGTGGTTAAACCAGCACTATATTAAAGAGGGTGATCCAGAACATGTGGCGAAACATCTCGCCTGGCACATGGATCATGCTGGCATCAACACCGATAAGGGGCCTCGCTTGTCAGCCATTGTGACAGCCCTGGCTGAACGGAGTAAAACATTAGTTGAAATGGCACAAAGTAGCCGCTATTTCTTTGAAGATTTTGCTGAATTTGATGAAAAAGCAGCGAAAAAGAACCTCAAAGCCGCTGCTCTTGAGCCACTGCAACAATTATTAGCACGTTTTACTGCCATAACAGAATGGCAGGGTGAGGCCTTACACCAAATGGTGTTAGATTTGGCTGATGAACTGGAATTGAAGCTAGGCAAAGTGGCACAGCCACTGCGTGTTGCTATAACCGGGGCTGGCATGTCCCCCTCAATAGATGTCACTTTGGAGTTAGTCGGTCGTGAACGTTGCCTAAACCGTATTGCAATGGCGATTGACTATATTGAAGCGAGAGTTGCGGCGCAATAA
- the fliR gene encoding flagellar biosynthetic protein FliR, whose protein sequence is MFSTAEITAFVGAYIWSFIRFSAMMMTAPIFSAKSIPIRFRVSMALLLSIVVAPLLPPLPLVDFISGEALLIAIQQVIIGAIMGFALQLAFNLFVMSGHILAMQAGLGFSMMNSPQDGVQVTVVGQLYLMFATLLYLALDGHLILIRELVNSFTLLPIGINGISTNGYWMLVSWGSQMFQSSVMMVLPAMTALLMVNVSFGVMSKASPQLNPFSVGFLITIVLAFAIIYITLPTLIPYFERIMTEIFQLINDILTDSAQAIVMIKNMSLSVVTG, encoded by the coding sequence GTGTTTAGCACCGCTGAAATCACGGCCTTTGTAGGGGCCTATATTTGGTCTTTTATTCGTTTCAGTGCCATGATGATGACAGCCCCCATTTTTTCAGCTAAATCTATTCCTATTCGTTTTCGAGTTTCAATGGCTTTATTATTGAGCATAGTAGTGGCACCCTTATTACCGCCTTTGCCGCTGGTGGATTTTATTAGTGGTGAAGCCTTGTTGATTGCGATTCAGCAAGTCATTATAGGGGCAATTATGGGCTTTGCTTTGCAGTTGGCCTTTAATTTATTTGTTATGTCCGGGCATATTCTTGCCATGCAAGCAGGATTGGGTTTTTCTATGATGAATAGCCCTCAGGATGGTGTTCAAGTAACCGTTGTCGGTCAACTATACTTGATGTTTGCAACCCTATTGTATTTGGCGCTTGATGGTCATTTGATTCTTATTCGTGAGCTGGTTAATAGCTTTACATTATTGCCCATTGGCATTAATGGCATCTCTACTAATGGCTATTGGATGTTGGTGAGTTGGGGCAGCCAAATGTTTCAAAGTTCAGTAATGATGGTGCTACCTGCAATGACAGCCTTATTGATGGTGAATGTTAGCTTTGGCGTGATGTCCAAGGCATCACCACAATTAAATCCTTTCTCAGTAGGCTTTTTAATTACTATCGTGCTTGCTTTTGCGATTATTTATATCACTCTACCTACTCTTATCCCATACTTTGAACGGATTATGACGGAAATTTTTCAGCTCATTAATGATATTTTAACTGATAGTGCTCAGGCTATTGTTATGATAAAAAATATGTCTCTCTCAGTGGTGACAGGCTAA
- the flhB gene encoding flagellar biosynthesis protein FlhB codes for MAENQDGQDKSEDPTEKKKSESRKKGQVTRSKELTTLFMLIASIVGIMYFSKDMIEAITAIMRNNFSVERDVLFHSEELFIHFKGELSLMLKALIPLFILMVITAILSSALLGGFNFSGDAINPKPGKMNPIKGLKKIFGTNGLIELIKSILKIMIMGSIAVYFLWAAKNEIYGLSEEPFPGAFIHSMELISWQFLLVSLAMIIVAMIDVPYQIWSNTKQLKMTKQEVKDESKNSDGNPEMKGRIRQKQREIAMQRMMGDVPKADVIITNPTHFAVALQYDPDGSGAPIMLAKGADLVAMQIRNVAQAHEIPIMEIPPLSRAIYYSVEIGDEIPAGLYVAVAQVLAYIFQLKSGEVDESKQPDMADLPIPTEYQR; via the coding sequence ATGGCTGAGAATCAAGATGGCCAGGATAAGTCAGAAGACCCCACGGAGAAAAAGAAATCGGAGTCCCGAAAAAAAGGCCAGGTGACCCGCTCCAAAGAATTAACCACCCTGTTTATGTTGATAGCTTCCATCGTTGGCATTATGTATTTCTCCAAAGATATGATTGAAGCCATCACGGCAATTATGCGTAATAATTTTTCGGTAGAACGTGATGTTTTATTTCACTCGGAAGAACTATTTATTCATTTTAAGGGTGAGCTTAGTCTTATGCTTAAGGCGCTCATACCGCTGTTTATATTAATGGTAATTACTGCCATATTATCCAGTGCATTATTAGGCGGCTTTAATTTTTCTGGCGATGCAATAAATCCAAAACCCGGAAAAATGAATCCCATTAAAGGCCTGAAAAAAATATTTGGAACAAACGGCCTGATTGAATTAATCAAAAGTATTTTAAAAATAATGATCATGGGTTCAATTGCTGTGTATTTTCTTTGGGCGGCTAAAAATGAAATTTATGGCTTATCAGAAGAACCTTTTCCTGGGGCTTTTATTCATTCCATGGAACTCATCAGCTGGCAATTTTTGCTCGTGAGTTTGGCGATGATTATTGTTGCCATGATCGATGTACCTTATCAAATCTGGAGTAATACCAAGCAACTAAAAATGACCAAGCAGGAAGTGAAAGACGAATCAAAAAATTCTGATGGCAATCCTGAAATGAAAGGTCGCATTCGCCAGAAACAACGTGAAATTGCTATGCAGCGTATGATGGGTGATGTACCCAAGGCTGATGTGATCATTACCAACCCAACCCATTTTGCTGTGGCATTACAATATGATCCTGATGGCTCAGGCGCACCTATTATGTTGGCGAAAGGGGCTGATTTGGTGGCGATGCAGATCCGTAATGTGGCGCAGGCACATGAGATACCTATTATGGAAATCCCACCCTTATCAAGAGCCATTTACTATTCCGTTGAAATTGGTGATGAAATTCCTGCAGGACTTTATGTGGCAGTGGCACAAGTTCTCGCCTATATCTTCCAACTCAAAAGTGGTGAAGTGGATGAGTCCAAGCAACCCGATATGGCCGACTTACCCATCCCGACAGAATATCAGCGCTAG
- a CDS encoding type II toxin-antitoxin system RelE/ParE family toxin, whose amino-acid sequence MQTIVELPEYIKRSDKLLNEPESNSIINYLTAHPAAGKLMQGTGGIRKLRWSSQGRGKSGGVRVIYYYHNQSMPLFLLTLFGKGEKENLTKGERNDLAKFTSLLILNYGGKK is encoded by the coding sequence ATGCAAACAATCGTTGAATTACCAGAATATATCAAAAGATCCGATAAGTTACTGAACGAACCTGAATCAAATAGCATTATCAATTACTTAACTGCTCATCCCGCAGCTGGTAAACTTATGCAAGGCACTGGTGGTATTCGAAAGTTACGATGGTCATCGCAAGGCAGAGGAAAAAGTGGTGGTGTTCGAGTGATATATTACTACCATAATCAATCAATGCCATTATTTTTGTTAACCTTATTCGGCAAAGGTGAAAAAGAGAATCTCACGAAGGGCGAACGTAATGATTTAGCAAAATTTACATCACTACTTATTTTAAATTATGGCGGTAAAAAATGA
- the fliP gene encoding flagellar type III secretion system pore protein FliP (The bacterial flagellar biogenesis protein FliP forms a type III secretion system (T3SS)-type pore required for flagellar assembly.), whose protein sequence is MLKYLLLLLVIFLPGLSLAAPGLEALTVTTGANGEQNWSVTIQALVLMTVITLLPSMLLMMTSFTRIIIVLAIVRQATGLMQAPPAQVLVGLGLFLTMFIMAPVFDRMYNDGFKPYLDDQIKIDVALKRASIPLHEFMLAQTREKDLTMFSEIAKKGPYQTPADVPFTVLIPAFVTSELKTAFTIGFLIFIPFLIIDLVVASVLMSMGMMMLSPLIVSMPFKLMLFVLVDGWSMIMGTLAASYYI, encoded by the coding sequence ATGCTTAAATATTTATTGCTGCTATTGGTCATTTTTTTACCCGGATTGAGTCTTGCAGCGCCAGGTCTGGAAGCGCTTACGGTGACAACAGGCGCAAATGGCGAACAAAACTGGTCGGTAACGATTCAGGCGCTGGTCTTAATGACGGTGATTACATTATTGCCATCCATGTTGCTGATGATGACCTCTTTTACTCGGATTATTATTGTTCTGGCCATCGTACGTCAGGCAACAGGCTTGATGCAAGCACCACCCGCTCAAGTACTTGTTGGCTTGGGACTTTTTCTAACGATGTTTATTATGGCTCCGGTCTTTGATCGCATGTATAACGATGGCTTTAAGCCTTATTTAGACGATCAAATTAAGATTGATGTGGCTTTAAAACGGGCATCCATTCCCTTGCATGAATTTATGCTGGCGCAAACACGGGAAAAAGATCTCACCATGTTTTCAGAAATTGCTAAAAAAGGCCCTTATCAAACACCGGCTGACGTGCCTTTTACCGTGCTGATCCCTGCTTTTGTCACCAGTGAATTAAAAACTGCTTTTACCATTGGTTTTTTGATTTTCATTCCCTTTCTAATTATTGATTTGGTGGTTGCCAGTGTCCTGATGTCGATGGGTATGATGATGCTATCACCGCTCATTGTGTCGATGCCCTTTAAATTAATGCTATTTGTGTTGGTGGATGGTTGGTCGATGATCATGGGAACATTAGCCGCAAGTTACTACATATAA
- the fliM gene encoding flagellar motor switch protein FliM — MTDLLSQEEIDALLHGVDDGDVDTDDEDEGDGSARGYDFNSEDRIVRGRMPTLEMINERFARYLRISMFNLLRRSTEISVGGIQTLKFGEYIHTLFVPTSLNLIKMKPLRGTALLVIEPTLVFILVDNFFGGEGKFHAKIEGREFTPTEQRVIHMFMELCFEDLIKAWSPVMPMLFEFSSREVNPQFANIVSPSEVVVVSSLHVELEGGGGNIHITMPYSMLEPIRELLDAGIQSDRSDVDERWSQALGDEIKSADVGLSSVLANTKLTLNEVVKLKAGDIIPIEIEDEVSVFAEGIPVFKAQHGIHNGYHAIKIKDKMERPTHLETGIPFLDDAFTSTDSEEDTSEGAKALPKADT, encoded by the coding sequence GTGACCGATCTACTTTCACAAGAAGAAATTGATGCCTTATTACATGGTGTTGACGATGGCGATGTCGATACCGATGATGAGGATGAAGGCGATGGCTCGGCCAGAGGATATGACTTCAATAGTGAAGATCGTATTGTTCGTGGCCGGATGCCAACGCTGGAGATGATCAATGAGCGTTTTGCCCGTTATCTCCGTATCAGTATGTTTAACTTATTACGCCGTTCAACTGAAATATCTGTGGGTGGTATTCAGACACTTAAATTTGGTGAATATATTCACACACTCTTCGTACCTACCAGTCTTAACTTAATAAAAATGAAACCCTTGAGAGGGACGGCATTATTGGTCATTGAGCCTACCTTGGTTTTCATTCTGGTGGATAATTTTTTTGGTGGTGAAGGTAAATTTCATGCAAAAATTGAAGGTCGTGAATTTACCCCGACGGAACAACGTGTGATCCACATGTTTATGGAATTGTGCTTTGAAGACTTGATTAAAGCATGGTCGCCAGTGATGCCAATGCTGTTTGAATTTAGCTCACGCGAAGTGAATCCACAATTTGCCAATATTGTAAGTCCATCAGAAGTGGTGGTTGTGAGCAGTTTACATGTGGAACTAGAAGGGGGTGGCGGTAATATCCATATTACCATGCCTTATTCGATGCTCGAACCCATTCGTGAATTATTAGATGCGGGCATACAAAGTGACCGTAGCGATGTTGATGAACGCTGGAGTCAGGCCTTGGGTGATGAAATTAAATCTGCTGATGTTGGACTGTCATCCGTATTAGCCAATACAAAATTGACTCTCAATGAAGTGGTTAAGCTCAAAGCCGGTGATATTATTCCTATTGAGATTGAAGATGAAGTGAGCGTGTTTGCAGAAGGCATTCCTGTTTTTAAGGCACAACATGGCATTCATAATGGCTATCATGCGATTAAAATTAAGGACAAAATGGAACGCCCAACGCATTTAGAAACCGGCATTCCATTTTTAGATGATGCTTTCACATCGACTGATTCTGAAGAAGATACGAGTGAAGGTGCCAAGGCTTTACCAAAGGCAGACACATAA
- the nadS gene encoding NadS family protein, with amino-acid sequence MSSAFDSIKQGLEEALDFSKGNSTKAIVHEFTPLDVKNIRAKIGMTQNEFASAFGISVSTLRHWERGDRTPHGPALVLLNVVAKEPQAVLNALSN; translated from the coding sequence ATGAGCTCAGCATTTGATAGTATTAAACAAGGTCTTGAAGAAGCATTGGATTTTTCAAAAGGAAATTCAACAAAAGCTATAGTGCATGAATTTACACCCTTAGATGTAAAAAACATTCGTGCAAAAATTGGTATGACTCAAAATGAGTTTGCCTCTGCGTTTGGTATTAGTGTTAGTACCCTTCGACATTGGGAACGAGGAGACCGTACTCCTCATGGCCCAGCCTTAGTCTTACTCAATGTTGTTGCAAAAGAACCTCAAGCAGTTTTGAATGCTCTAAGCAACTAA
- the fliO gene encoding flagellar biosynthetic protein FliO, with product MIFSLSQPLLAETKVESNIENDTALQKQQENTPLTISETDDKGFSGLSKSIFPANTINNSQSTTITNSSKALDVSLGLIFILILIMALAWFMKKMGYSNLTGQGQLKIIASLNLGQKEKIALIQVGKQQLLIGMTAQQINTLHVLDEMLEESEFPNNKASSIGNNAFARAFAQIKAANLKQ from the coding sequence ATGATTTTTTCTCTCTCCCAACCCTTGCTTGCGGAAACAAAGGTTGAGAGCAATATAGAAAATGATACGGCTCTTCAAAAACAACAGGAAAACACTCCACTCACAATATCTGAGACAGATGACAAAGGTTTTTCCGGATTGAGCAAAAGCATTTTTCCTGCTAATACGATAAACAATAGTCAGTCTACTACGATAACGAATAGCTCAAAAGCACTGGATGTTTCTCTGGGACTCATTTTTATATTAATTCTTATTATGGCACTTGCCTGGTTTATGAAAAAAATGGGTTATAGTAACCTGACCGGGCAAGGACAGTTAAAAATCATTGCTTCACTTAACCTGGGACAAAAAGAAAAAATTGCGCTGATTCAAGTGGGCAAGCAACAATTATTAATTGGTATGACTGCGCAACAAATTAATACGCTACATGTGTTAGATGAAATGTTGGAAGAATCAGAGTTTCCTAACAATAAAGCTTCGTCAATAGGGAATAATGCCTTTGCTCGTGCTTTCGCACAAATAAAAGCAGCTAATTTAAAGCAGTAA